Below is a genomic region from Desulfobacter sp..
AAAAGGGAACCGGGGTGGACAAAATTTTTCAGGCGGTTGTGGACAATATTCCAGCACCGACAGTCCAGGATACGGGCAAATTCAAGGCCCTGATTTTTGACTCCCATTATGATGCCTTCAGGGGCACCATCGTTCATTTCAGGATTTTTGAAGGGACGGTTAAAAAGGGAGACAAGATCCAGTTCATGTCCAACAAGGCCCAGTACAAGGTGGAAGAGGTTGGGCTTTTCCAGATTCAGCGAAACGCTCAAAAAGAGCTTGTGGCAGGCCAGGTCGGGTATTTTATTGCCGGAATAAAAACCATTTCCGATGTTAAAATCGGTGATACTGTGACCATGCTCGATACCCCTTGTGAAAAGGCCTTAGGCGGTTTTAGAGAACCGACCCCGGTGGTTTTTTCATCCATGTATCCGGTGGCGGCAGATGATTATGAAGAGCTTTCAGAGGCCTTGGAAAAACTCAAGCTCAACGATGCCTCTTTGATCTATGAAAAAGACGCCTCCGTGGCTTTAGGATTCGGGTATAGGTGCGGATTTTTAGGCCTGCTCCACCTTGAAGTGGTTCAGGAACGGCTGGAACGCGAGTACAATATTTCTTTGATTTTAACCTCTCCTTCGGTTCAGTATGAAATTACCTATACCTCGGGTGAGGTTAAAATTATTGACAACCCAACCGAATATCCCGATCCCATGGAGATTACCCGGGTAAAAGAGCCTTTTATCAATGCCTCGATCATTGTGCCGGATAGATACATGGGAAATGTCATGCAGGTCTGTCACGAGTTTCGCGGGGTCAGCACCAATTATCAATACCTGACCTCCAACCGGATGGAAATGAAATTCACCCTGCCTCTGGCCGAGGTGGTCTATGAATTTTATGACCGCCTTAAAAGCGTGACCCAGGGGTATGGGTCCTTTGATTATGAGATTGCAGGATACCAGGAGACCGATCTTGTCAGGCTTGATTTTCTGATCAATGGGGAACGGGTCGATGCCTTGTCCATGCTGATTCACAGGGATAAAGCCGAATCCAAAGCCAGGGCCGCCTGTAAAAAATTGCGGGAAGAAATTCCAAGACAGCAGTTTAAAATACCGATTCAGGGCGCCATCGGCGGCAAAATTATCGCAAGGGAGACCATTTCCGCATTTAGAAAAGATGTCACAGCCAAGTGCTATGGCGGCGATATTTCCCGAAAACGTAAGCTTCTAGAAAAACAGAAAAAAGGAAAAAAACGGATGAAAATGGTGGGATCGGTTGAAATTCCCCAGTCTGCATTTTTATCCGTGCTGAAAACCGATTAAAGGGCTGGGATTTTTCCGGGACAGCTTTAGTTGGGATCCGGTTTTGCCATATCTAATTTTTCCAGACGATACCTCAGGGTGGCCCTTGAAATGCCTAATATTCTGGCCGCCTTGGACACGTTGTTTTGGGTTTGGGACATGGCATGGACAATACAATGGTGTTCAAGGGATTCAAGATTCATCCCGTGTTCTGAAATGATAATGGAGATAAGCTTATCCAGGGGCAATGTTTCAAAGGATGTTTCTTGGGTTCGGTTTAAAATCAGGTAATCCGCCGTGATTGGGTTCCCGGTACACAGAATCATGGCCCGTTCCAATACATTCTTCAACTCCCGGATATTTCCCTGCCATCCGTAGCCCATGAGTTTTTCAAGCCCTTTGTCTGAAATGGCAGGGGGCTTTTTGCCAAGGGACTTTGAAAATGGGTACAAAGCTTGGGTATATCCTCTTTGCGCTCCCTTAACGGCGGGATATGGATGGGAAAGACGGTTCTGTTGCAAAAAATAGGGTGTTTAAAAAAAATTAACCTATTTGATAATTATGGTCGACTGCCCCCCCTTTTCTGTTCAAAGTTCATCTCTTCATTCATTGACTTTTTTCAGTGATATATTCTATAAATATAAACTTTGCTTTTGCACCGGGACACAATAGATGAGATCAGTTAAAAAAAATAATGGCCGTATATATACGGTAGCTGCACTGACCAGGGAACTAAAAGACCTTCTGGAAAACCAATATCCTTTTTTATGGATCAGCGGTGAAGTCTCCAACTATGTGACCCCCGCCTCAGGCCATTCTTATTTTTCCCTCAAAGATACCCATGCCGTTATTTCCTGTGTGATGTTTAAAAACCAGAAGCGGCGCCTTGAATTTACTCCTGAAAACGGAATGAAAATCACTGGAATGGCAAGACTTTCCCTGTATGAACCCAGGGGCTCTTATCAGCTGATTTTCGAGCATTTGGAAAAAGAGGGCCATGGAGACCTTCAAGCCGCCTTTGAACAGCTCAAGGCAAGTCTTGCTGCCAGGGGATGGTTTGATGCCTCCCATAAAAAAAAGCTCCCTTTTATGCCGGGTAAAATTTGTGTGGTGACCTCAGGCACGGGGGCGGCTGTCAGGGATATTATCCATGTGGCCAAACGGCGTTTCCCCGGATGTCTCCTGGAAATATTTCCAGTCAAGGTCCAAGGGGATATGGCTGAACATGAAATTGCACAGGCCCTAAACATCCTCAATGAATTAAACAGGAGCGATCTGATCATCCTGGCCCGTGGGGGTGGATCCATTGAAGATCTTTGGGCATTTAATACCGAAACCGTGGCAAAGGCCGTGTTTGAATCCCAGATTTCCGTGATCACAGGGGTGGGCCATGAAATCGATTTTACCATTGTTGATTTCGTGGCCGATGTCAGGGCCCCGACCCCTTCGGCTGCCGCTGAAATGGCCCTGCCTGACCAGGCTGCCTTGCTTCGTCAGGTTATGGCAAACCAAACCGCTTTAAATCAGCGCATGGAAAACCGTCTTCGGGTTTTGACCCAGCGACTTCAGGACCTG
It encodes:
- a CDS encoding exodeoxyribonuclease VII large subunit, with the protein product MRSVKKNNGRIYTVAALTRELKDLLENQYPFLWISGEVSNYVTPASGHSYFSLKDTHAVISCVMFKNQKRRLEFTPENGMKITGMARLSLYEPRGSYQLIFEHLEKEGHGDLQAAFEQLKASLAARGWFDASHKKKLPFMPGKICVVTSGTGAAVRDIIHVAKRRFPGCLLEIFPVKVQGDMAEHEIAQALNILNELNRSDLIILARGGGSIEDLWAFNTETVAKAVFESQISVITGVGHEIDFTIVDFVADVRAPTPSAAAEMALPDQAALLRQVMANQTALNQRMENRLRVLTQRLQDLSARLKSPARVVDDFRFRIEEKEASLHLAMKMRLSWDRERLFWLRRTLDNTLPLPRIHEQAVYVRGLAAALDQAMAKQTQGLRARVRELAAALESLNPKSVLDRGYSIARQVATGRVIVDAKTVARDDRVEIILSKGRLVTRVE
- the lepA gene encoding elongation factor 4 — translated: MKLNEKHIRNFSIIAHIDHGKSTLSDRLIQLSGIIEDRDMKEQILDSMDIERERGITIKSQTVSLPYTAEDGTQYLLNLIDTPGHVDFSYEVSRALASCEGALILADASQGVEAQTLANLYLAIEHDLEILPVINKIDLPSAEIDWVKDQIEEDLGLDSEAALLVSAKKGTGVDKIFQAVVDNIPAPTVQDTGKFKALIFDSHYDAFRGTIVHFRIFEGTVKKGDKIQFMSNKAQYKVEEVGLFQIQRNAQKELVAGQVGYFIAGIKTISDVKIGDTVTMLDTPCEKALGGFREPTPVVFSSMYPVAADDYEELSEALEKLKLNDASLIYEKDASVALGFGYRCGFLGLLHLEVVQERLEREYNISLILTSPSVQYEITYTSGEVKIIDNPTEYPDPMEITRVKEPFINASIIVPDRYMGNVMQVCHEFRGVSTNYQYLTSNRMEMKFTLPLAEVVYEFYDRLKSVTQGYGSFDYEIAGYQETDLVRLDFLINGERVDALSMLIHRDKAESKARAACKKLREEIPRQQFKIPIQGAIGGKIIARETISAFRKDVTAKCYGGDISRKRKLLEKQKKGKKRMKMVGSVEIPQSAFLSVLKTD